The proteins below are encoded in one region of Hordeum vulgare subsp. vulgare chromosome 3H, MorexV3_pseudomolecules_assembly, whole genome shotgun sequence:
- the LOC123440035 gene encoding pentatricopeptide repeat-containing protein At3g22690-like: protein MRYLYFRPNTTSQARACRDHLLAHLDQCASRAHLAVLHGRLIRAHLGPDPSVAGRLVALLASPVARHDMPCARRVFDRMAQPTAFVWNCMIRGYNSCDAPADALALFRAMLRAGISPDNYTMAAVVSSSVAFAGCKLRSTGDAVHSLVRKTGFASDVFVMSGLVNFYSSFRSVDDARKVFEEMADRDVVTWTLMISAFARCCQWDDALRLLAEMQSQGTKPNKVTVISLLSACGQVQDVDRGRWVYARIHEYGIEAGLDVRNALLSMYVKCGCMSDALKAFQIMPIRNTKSWNTLIDGFVQNGKDMEALRMFEEMLSDGIVPDAITLVSLLSSCAQLGDLQKGTYFHNYIKDHGIRCDIILHNSLINMYAKCGDMAAAEMVFENMTQRDTVSWTAMLCGYVKGLQFRTAFSLFEEMKVVDVVSSEMALVSLLSACSQLGALDKGREIHTYIEEKSVTTDVWLESALVDMYAKCGCTDTAAQIFSTMQHKPTLTWNAMIGGLASNGQGKEAVGHFEQMLKLRDPNPDAITLKVVLGACAHVGMVDEGLHYFYLMLSLGIVPDIEHYGCVVDLLSRAGLLDEAYSFIKKMPIQPNPVIWGSLLAACRIHHRMELAKIIGQHIIELAPNDVGAHVLISNLHAEEGQWDDVEQVRGLMGSRGVEKSSGCSSIEV from the coding sequence ATGCGTTACCTCTACTTCCGCCCCAACACGACAAGCCAGGCGCGCGCCTGCCGCGACCATCTCCTCGCCCACCTGGACCAATGCGCCTCGCGGGCCCACCTGGCGGTGCTCCACGGCCGGCTCATCCGCGCTCACCTCGGCCCCGACCCCTCCGTAGCCGGTCGGCTCGTCGCCCTCCTCGCCTCACCTGTGGCGAGGCACGACATGCCCTGCGCGCGCAGGGTGTTTGACAGAATGGCCCAACCAACCGCCTTCGTCTGGAACTGCATGATTCGAGGGTACAACAGTTGCGACGCCCCCGCGGATGCATTGGCGTTGTTCAGGGCGATGCTTCGGGCGGGAATCTCTCCTGATAATTACACCATGGCTGCGGTTGTGTCCTCGAGCGTTGCTTTCGCTGGCTGCAAGTTGAGGTCAACGGGCGACGCGGTGCATTCCTTGGTTCGCAAGACTGGGTTTGCATCGGATGTGTTCGTCATGTCAGGCCTTGTTAATTTCTATAGCTCCTTCAGAAGTGTCGATGATGCAAGGAAGGTTTTTGAAGAGATGGCCGATCGGGATGTGGTGACGTGGACACTGATGATCTCGGCTTTTGCACGGTGCTGTCAGTGGGATGATGCGTTAAGGTTGCTTGCTGAGATGCAATCACAAGGCACTAAGCCCAACAAGGTCACCGTTATAAGTCTCCTTTCTGCATGCGGCCAAGTGCAGGATGTTGACAGAGGCCGGTGGGTGTATGCACGCATTCATGAGTACGGCATTGAGGCTGGTTTGGATGTCCGGAATGCACTTTTAAGCATGTACGTAAAATGCGGATGCATGTCCGATGCGTTGAAAGCATTTCAGATCATGCCAATAAGAAATACTAAATCATGGAACACCTTGATTGATGGGTTTGTGCAAAATGGGAAGGATATGGAAGCACTAAGAATGTTTGAAGAGATGTTATCAGATGGTATAGTTCCTGATGCGATTACTCTCGTAAGTCTCTTATCGTCGTGTGCTCAGCTAGGTGATCTTCAGAAAGGGACATACTTCCACAATTATATCAAAGATCATGGGATCCGCTGTGACATCATCCTTCATAATTCTTTGATTAACATGTACGCTAAATGTGGCGATATGGCTGCAGCAGAAATGGTTTTTGAAAATATGACACAAAGGGATACCGTGTCCTGGACAGCTATGCTTTGTGGTTATGTGAAAGGACTTCAGTTTAGAACGGCCTTCAGTTTGTTTGAAGAGATGAAGGTCGTAGATGTTGTGTCAAGTGAAATGGCACTGGTTAGTCTACTTTCTGCTTGTTCCCAGCTAGGAGCACTTGATAAAGGGAGAGAAATACACACTTATATAGAAGAGAAGAGTGTAACAACAGACGTATGGCTTGAAAGTGCCCTGGTGGATATGTATgcaaaatgtggttgcactgatacAGCTGCCCAAATATTCAGTACAATGCAGCACAAGCCAACCCTCACATGGAATGCTATGATTGGAGGTCTTGCCAGCAACGGACAGGGAAAAGAAGCAGTGGGGCACTTTGAACAAATGCTGAAGTTAAGAGACCCAAACCCTGATGCTATCACTCTAAAGGTAGTTCTTGGTGCCTGTGCACATGTGGGAATGGTTGATGAGGGGCTGCATTACTTCTATTTGATGTTGAGCCTTGGTATTGTCCCTGATATTGAGCACTATGGTTGCGTAGTAGACCTCCTGAGTAGAGCTGGGCTGCTAGACGAAGCATATAGTTTTATCAAAAAGATGCCAATACAGCCCAATCCAGTAATTTGGGGCTCACTTCTTGCAGCCTGTAGAATTCATCACAGGATGGAACTAGCAAAGATAATTGGACAGCACATCATCGAATTAGCTCCTAATGACGTGGGAGCACATGTCCTAATTTCGAACTTACATGCTGAAGAAGGCCAGTGGGATGATGTAGAGCAAGTAAGAGGGCTGATGGGAAGCAGAGGTGTAgagaaatcttctggttgtagctCCATCGAAGTCTAG